Part of the Anticarsia gemmatalis isolate Benzon Research Colony breed Stoneville strain chromosome 14, ilAntGemm2 primary, whole genome shotgun sequence genome, AATAAGTAACTTGTTTTACTGAAAATAGTGGTGACAGCATGGTTTGACCCATACGTTTATTCTAAAACATCTTAGAATATTAGCCTGTCCGCATATCCTAACAGTTACCTTTATGATTGAAATCacgtaaaatgttatttaatccACGGATATTGTCGTCGGCTGCAGCGGTCGCAATAACCTGTGCTGTGTCTGCGGCGGCTTACTACTACAGAAGTCGCAAAGCTGAAATCAACGAGGTCATGGTATTCTGCAAATTGCAATTCAATGCATACAACTATTTCGATAAACTGATCAGCTACGTAGAAGCAGCTAAAGAAAGCGTACACGTCTGCATGCCCAGCATCCACAATCCTGCCATTCAAGGTCGTCTTGTGACTTTAATCAAGAAAAAGAACATCAAAGTCCGTATTATCATTGACCAGGCGGGATATAACGAATCGACGGACTTCTTTATAAGAGAACTTATCGATGCTGGTAAGATTAATATGTTATCATGAACAATTACTTCTTGGTATTTTAAATctgttaaatttttttataggtataaaattagagtttacttgaataaaaatctattttttacagGGGctgaaataaaatgcaaaagtaaTGAATCAATCTATAGAATGCAGCACAAATTCTGTTTAGTCGACGACAAAGTCCTTATGACAGGCACGCTGGACTGGGGTAACGACCGTTCTGCTGACCACTGGAATTACGTCTACATAACAAGTAAATTTCAACTAGTAGAACCagtaaaaaaagaattttatcAAATGTGGAGTCAATTCTCAAGCGATCTAAGGCAAATCAAACAGCCTGTTTCCGACAACGAAAACGACACCGAATTTATAGACATCAGAAGTTCGGAAATCCCTGATGTTGTATCTCGGACAAATGTAGACCACCAGACGGCACGCGAGACAATATTGACTCCCGAAGTTTGTATTCTGTAGGTATCATTACGAATTTTctgagtaataatatttaaattcaatgttttatctaataatttcacaaatgttttatgtttcaaaCATGCCTTGAATAAAATctcaaacttttttttatgaatagaCTCGAACtcctatatttttaataatgaagaattatattttttttccattctGGGTGAAGCTGGCCTTTGCCCCTTCCATTTTCTATTCTTATGAATTTTCTCCATTTCATTGTAATGAAACTGCTTTTTAGAAGAAAAGTGTTTCTTCGCCTTATTTTTCCCAATCTCATTTTCATGTGTTATTCatataccttttattttttatattttacttttaatcaaaatatcttTCAATTGGCAATTTACgtctaattttaatgaaattcactattgcttataataattattaaaacttattaaattgtataatgtatttgatgaagtgaataaaataatgaaagattcaattgtttttttttactaacttaCCGAGATCGAAACTAGATGATTTGCCATCTCTAGCGCCTAAACGACATCTACCTCTGAGCtatcaatagatggcgctgctTTTTTTGGTAGCTCTACAACTCtcaaattagtaaaaatgccgAAATATCATACAATCCTGTTAATAGCACAGAATACTTTATAAACAAGGACTGAGCAGAGCAAAGATTTTGTAAGCTTGAGAAagacaaaatttaatatttatgtaacaggaaatatcaatgtaaaaaacaattttttaatagataaaaatctTACATAGCATGTCGCACAAAATTGGTGGAATAAATCCATTCGCTTTTcggaaaataatacaaaaataactcaataataAGCATGAGATTATCAAGAAAACCATCTAAATTAGGTTTTacaaaggtatttattttaatcacacATTGAGAGATATCAACAAATCCATTTGCAGTTTTACACTTATTGATCTGAAAATGGATACAAAATTGCAATAacttatcatctaaataattcataaactaaatattgtttttattcatttattctcCACCCCTAATGGCTTTATATTTGGCTATTTCATTAGGGAAGGTTTTAGAAAGTTCCGATAGAAGGTGGCTCTTGAAACGCTTGTAAGAGTCTATCTTTCCTTTGACCTCCTCATTCTTGGCTAGAGCCTTGTCTATACAGTCTTTTGTGTAGAGCTGGGGATTGCGGCCTTGGTCAATGTAACTGAAAAATAAAGAGTTAATTATGAACTCaacatacaaattttattcactAGACTTTGTAACCAATAGTTTCAACTGAAGATCCCTGTTCAAATTGAAGTTGAAACCCATTTATgttccactgctaggcaaggattttctcccgtaatgagggagggtttagtaattacattaatattttaaggcAACATAAAACTGTGACCATAACTTAAAACTTTTCAAATCAGTGTGGATAGTATAAATGcttgaaaacaataactttataacCTGTAAAAAGAGTATGTATTAGACCGATATACTTACTCAAAAACTTCGGTAGGAACATGGATGTCATGTACCTGTGACTTCAGTTTGTCCACTTCCTGGAGTCCAGTTACCAGGGATTGGctgaaatattacataaacataatgtttagttacattacttattatttactagctatATATAAGCTAAGTATATATTATGAACAGTAGCCATTGAGCTATATTCTTTACAACATGTGGCTTACTTTCGAAAAATGAGACATCAGGACAATAAGTATATGATGCATATACGTAAAATACACTAATAAGAAAGTCAAGAAAGGTGTTCTTTGCAAGATATTGTGAAATACGTGTCAGCACAAATTCATATTCTATACAAGTGAGTTAGATAAAGTACAGTTAATCAGGCAAGTGTATAAAGAATATATTGACAAAGTATAAGGgaaaataaacttcaaaactCAAAATTATTCGCAAATCAGCTGAAGAAACTTACATTTTTTGATTCAGTACACTCTGCCCTTGTGGCTGAAAATCACTAACGATGATACGAATCTGCCTCACGTTCTCAATAAACATTTCAAGTTGAGTTTCAAGATTTTCAAGGGACGACGACATCTTCAActatcttttattatttgttaacgtaaaaaataataacaacaacgcctgaaaataaaacgtcaaagtGAAAAACTGAACTGATGATTGTAGAACAATGATTCAATGAACGTTTGATTGAACTGTGAAGCAAAAATGAATGAATGGTTGAATGATCTGTGCTATTCATTGTGctgttgaaaacattttttgataaaaattacacataaccttaattatttttttaactaatttaagtttttagaatattatagtttaaattatttccaaaaaatattgaaaaaaacatttttctatttatataagtaggtacctatgcaCTTGTTCCGGAACGCAAATTATTGACGTTTAACTTGACACTTGAAATCACGACGACAGCTGACCCAAGTTTCAAATTGGATTTGAGTTTGACTTTGATTCAATGGAATCAAAGTTTGTTTGAGTTGACATTGACTTTTTGCAATGCGTACAGGATAAAACGTAGTTTATCATCAATTAAAGTTCAGTGAGAATTTAATCTTGCAAGTGTAATATTGTCTGCAATGGTGCAAGTAGTCGCCCTGGAGTCTCAGACGAGCGTGTACCAAGCAGCAGTTGCCGGTGCCTTTGCGGGAGCCTTCACCAGGGCAGTTGCACAGCCCTTGGACGTTGTGAAAATCAGATTTCAACTACAAATAGAGCCAATTAAGAATGGGTCCAGGTACACGTCTATGTTACAAGCAGTGGCTGCTATCGTTAAGGAGGAAGGTGTGGCGACACTCTGGAGTGGTCACGTACCGGCGCAATTTCTATCCATATCTTACGGAATCCTACAATTTTCTGTATACGAGAAGTTAACACAACTGTGCCAAAGATCTGATCCACAATTTTTCTTAGTACACAAACATTGGTTAAACTTTTGTAATGGTGCTATCGCGGCTACAGTTGCCACTGTCGTGTCTTTTCCGTTTGACACGATAAGAACTAGGATGATAGCAGAACAGAAGACTAATAGAGCATACAAAGGATTTGTGCATGCAACATCCAGTATGATGAAGACTGAAGGAATGAGAGCTTTGTTCAAAGGATTAAGTCCCACCTTAGGACAGATAGCTCCACATGCTGGGATGCAGTTTGCAGTATACAAACTGTTTACAGAGAACATTCTGAGCAAAATAGCATTCTTCCAAAGGCAAAACTCATTACATGGAACAGTAGCATCAAGTCTTTCAGCAAATTTAATAGCAGGTTCTATAGCAGGTTGTGTGGCAAAAACAGCAATTTATCCTTTCGATTTGGTGAAGAAAAGGTTACAGATTCAAGGTTTTCAGCAACATAGGAAGTATTTTGGTAAACAAATGTACTGTAATGGTGTATTTCATTGTGTGAAATTGACTATCAATGAGGAGGGTTTTCTAGCACTGTACAAAGGCTACTGGCCAAGTATGTTAAAAGCAGTTTTAGTTACAGCATTACATTTTGCTGCATATGATGAAATGAAACATCTGTTTATAAGAATAGTAAGCTGATAAAAAATTCCACACAAATTTTGTCTGCctattgcccggtttctgaagcacATTTAATGGTAGTTTCTCTATTCAATCTGTTTttatatatgagtttaaatgctattgaatagataaactaccactaaatatGCCTGAAACAGGGGGTAAGTGTTTGTATACTGCCGATTTTATGTCCCAGAATGACCGTTACAAATGTGTAAACTATTTCGTAAACAAAAGAAACACATAAATGACAGGTAAGTATTAGTGAGAATCTAATAAGTTGATATGATGTAGTAAACACATTTGTAATGGCCCAAGTAAAGAGTAGTTGAAAGAAATCTCATCAGAATCAATGTaatagctttttaattaaagtgtAATTCTGCAACAAcattaagtataaattaattattaaatggcCTGTGTCACTGTACTCTTATCAATCTTGAATGAGTGATTTATTTATCACCAACTCTTACTATTGTTTATTAGTACAGAATTTAACATAAATTGCAGTATATGCAGATTtctttttccattaaaaaagaACCATAGTGTAGTAATGATTATAGAGTTAGGATTTTCTAGTCAGACCTCAGACCAGAGactaaattaaaagttttttttatttatcagttatgtttgttattgtatttgtaatttgggtctactttatatttattgataaagttGTCACTGAATACTTAAACATTTGCCATAATCATATCTTGCTATTTTGTTCCTGCTTTTATGtagattattgttatttgtatgccaaaatgagaaataaataaataaatgaaaccaTTCATAGTTCCTTTGCTGGGTACAGGCTTCATTCTTTAATTAGATATTAGGGCTACAGtccgatatgaaaaaaaatacttaacctaatttatttaaaaatgttcttgTGCCAAGAAGAATTGAGTAAATTGAGTTCCTGTTACtccaattatttttaagaacattattaagtttaaataatttatactattatGTCTTCATCATCAGCTTACattttcgatttatttattaccattaTATCTTCGAatttattgtgatttatttttaattatttgtagtttttagACATCAcagtttttgtatttgtattgttttcatGTAGCTTAGCTTAGAACAAATTTCTGTGATATTTAATAGCCAAGAAAGCTATCAATTATATTGAATATAGTATGGTATTGATACTACTGTTTTTCATTATCCTTTTATACAGGGTGAAATTTAAATCACCAAAAATCTTGTAACACTAGATAGCTAACATCATAAgcaaaaactattataaaagaTGAGAAATTATGACAACTCTTTAAACAAAAGTTGTTGAGCTTTATAGCCCTGAGAGGTTTTTGGTGTTTTACAAATAACTCTGTAGCTACATAGGTATATGAATTCAAGGTAAAGCAGACACTCTAtagaaaagaaatatttttattacaattgactataaaacaatatcttaaccaactcatttataaaaagtaaacataagaatataattatacattttactatAGACCAATTTTATCACTagattttgtaagaaaaatcaTAAACTATATGTTAACCATATGATATAACATAGCCCATATTTCGCATCAAAGTGTCTTTGATAGCTGGTTGCAGTTCCTTCTTCATATATGTCGTCAACAGAGTCCTTATTCCTTTCGTAAATATATCCTCCATTTCCCTAGAAATATCTTCGGCTTCATCCAGTTCGTCATCAGGTCGGAAAAGCTTACTTCTTTCGTAATTAACTCGACTACGAGGCTCATAAATTATATCCCAGTTATTATCAGCAGCTCTGCTATCTAAACCAATATCGTATATCTGCCTAAAGTGCGGTTCGAAAGAAAACTCATCCGATCTCCTTTTGCGTTTCAGAGGCAAATTGTCCTTATTCCTTACAGAATTCCTGTTGATGTATTTCTCGCAGCCGTAGGCGTAAACGCTTATAAAACCGGGTTCAACGAACTCTGAATCGGTTTTGACATTGAATTTGCCAGGTTGTTGGTTTAAAGGTCTCGTATGGAAGCCGATGCCGGCTTTTCTGAGTCGTAGTATCATATTGCAGCCGTTTCCCCCGCGGCTTCTTGGGTAATCGTCTAAGAAAGGACCGTCGATGGATCTGGATTCCGCGTAATGTCTTCTTAACCTTCTGCTCGGTGGAAGTCCTCGATCCAAGTCATTAGCATCGTAAAGATCTACATTCCCACTAATAGTTATATCGTGGAACAACAACATGGTGTCTAAAGATACATTTCTTGGGTCGAAATAGCATTTTTCTACTCGAACCCAGTTGCTATTCTGCGGGAGACGTACTCTCATTCTTGTTACGTACATATCCACGGGTGCCGATCGCATCTGCTGGTATAAGCTATAGCCATTGAGATCTATGCTTTGAccctgaaacaaaaacaaagattgtttttgaaaatagtcACTGCAATAACTACGTGTTTAGATAAATCTACTCTCGCCGGGAATGTACCTAAGTAATTAATGTTCACGCAATGTGTGACTACGAGTAGATAAGATGATGAATATGATAATTTCTTAATGCGCCACATATTCAACTTTCGGAACCCTATAATTTGAAGCACGCATATTAGGCCatcgaaaaatatttgacattcattgaaatatttcacGAGGTAAATCTACCTGATTTTCTTCAGATacttattatgtataaatatataaagttgtTGACTTTTATAGCTAACTGTAGGTAAATTGCATTGCAAAAGAATTCCTTATTTACTGCATCCTAGGAAAACCAATTCACAAGGTGTAGATCCACTTATGCATGTAGGCGTTGCACATTATCAATTCCATTAATTCATAGGTAGGTCTAATCATTTATAGTTTACTATGCTATCTGTAGTAAAGTCAAAGCGCAATAACATTACAGGGTTTTTACTATTATAcgtgtatgtaattatgtatgttgttgcgaaatattttaacacttaACTCCTAACCTTAATTCGGGGTTTCCCCTGTGCACTGCGCAAATATGCATATTGTTCtcgtacataaaaaataattcgtttCTAAGCGTATGCTTATTAAGAATTTATCTCTTGAGGAAAATCGTCTTGTTATagattataaagaaaatgtaaatattattgtataattcgCACACAgtgatttgatttcaaactaagcagagcttgtacagtcagctccaaaagtagctgaacaacttTATATCTTACTGTGGTAACCAAattactgataaacatacttatatgcttctaaatacatactcatatggatatataaattgacaaccatAACACTAATATTTggcccgggtgggattcgaacccacacacgcggcgctacggttattgtggcAACGACGTGACCATATCTTTAATTGCGCTATACGTGCAGTTAAAGCTACGTTTCTGCAGTGCTTTCTGTCACTCTATCGTGCAGTTAATACGCACATGAAtgggttttaaataaattcgtaACAACCTTTTGACGAAGTTGCCGGCTATTCAATTATCTGTCGTGGACAAACTTCTTTCGGGTGTTTTCCTATTCGGTTAAAAAAAGGAAGGGCTAGGTTAACGACTAATTGAATTCTAAGCATTGGACCTTTTCGATAAAAAAGTGACAGAAAATGCATTAAAACAACTGTTAAAATACTACTTAGCACCTAATGCTCTTATCTGGGCCATAAATATAGCTATCCGCCGTCGAAGACACTAGACAGCCATACATTCTCAATTTATAGTTATAATCGTTAGCCTTACCGAGGGTGTATCCAAATTCTTCGGCTGCGTTCGTTTCCGTCGCTTCATCTGGTCTAATGCGGACTCGAGACGCGACGAGCACCTCTCCCCGGCGACAGGCACTGTGGTCAGGGGCGGCAGACCACCGGGGCCGACACCAGGCCGGCTGTCAAAACGCTTCACTTCAAACAGGGGAAGGAAGCGTGACTCTGGAAAATAGACGTAATATCGTAAAATCATATAACAGACTGTATCTACAACAATCTACATTCtacatgttttattgttataataataagcgAGGCGAAAAACTTTCACTGTCTAAGCCAGGAATTGAACCCTAGATTCTGTGAGGAAACACACTTGTCCTATAGTACGACAACTTAATAAAGAGCCTTAGGTGCACGACTTATCTTGATTAAAGTTTGTAAATccatgtatttttaaaacgaagTACCTACCTGTATCAAACAAGTCATATAACTAACGGTAACACCTTAGCTGATTAAGCTTGCGTTTCGCTGCTAGCTTTTCTACCTATCCTATACCTTACATAGATACAAGGTTTTTTAC contains:
- the LOC142978323 gene encoding uncharacterized protein LOC142978323, yielding MVKFWWMFMLFAKTASASDNELPTAEAQKESRFLPLFEVKRFDSRPGVGPGGLPPLTTVPVAGERCSSRLESALDQMKRRKRTQPKNLDTPSGQSIDLNGYSLYQQMRSAPVDMYVTRMRVRLPQNSNWVRVEKCYFDPRNVSLDTMLLFHDITISGNVDLYDANDLDRGLPPSRRLRRHYAESRSIDGPFLDDYPRSRGGNGCNMILRLRKAGIGFHTRPLNQQPGKFNVKTDSEFVEPGFISVYAYGCEKYINRNSVRNKDNLPLKRKRRSDEFSFEPHFRQIYDIGLDSRAADNNWDIIYEPRSRVNYERSKLFRPDDELDEAEDISREMEDIFTKGIRTLLTTYMKKELQPAIKDTLMRNMGYVISYG
- the LOC142978305 gene encoding mitochondrial thiamine pyrophosphate carrier-like, producing the protein MVQVVALESQTSVYQAAVAGAFAGAFTRAVAQPLDVVKIRFQLQIEPIKNGSRYTSMLQAVAAIVKEEGVATLWSGHVPAQFLSISYGILQFSVYEKLTQLCQRSDPQFFLVHKHWLNFCNGAIAATVATVVSFPFDTIRTRMIAEQKTNRAYKGFVHATSSMMKTEGMRALFKGLSPTLGQIAPHAGMQFAVYKLFTENILSKIAFFQRQNSLHGTVASSLSANLIAGSIAGCVAKTAIYPFDLVKKRLQIQGFQQHRKYFGKQMYCNGVFHCVKLTINEEGFLALYKGYWPSMLKAVLVTALHFAAYDEMKHLFIRIVS
- the LOC142978307 gene encoding mitochondrial cardiolipin hydrolase-like, with translation MLFNPRILSSAAAVAITCAVSAAAYYYRSRKAEINEVMVFCKLQFNAYNYFDKLISYVEAAKESVHVCMPSIHNPAIQGRLVTLIKKKNIKVRIIIDQAGYNESTDFFIRELIDAGAEIKCKSNESIYRMQHKFCLVDDKVLMTGTLDWGNDRSADHWNYVYITSKFQLVEPVKKEFYQMWSQFSSDLRQIKQPVSDNENDTEFIDIRSSEIPDVVSRTNVDHQTARETILTPEVCIL
- the MED10 gene encoding mediator complex subunit 10 is translated as MSSSLENLETQLEMFIENVRQIRIIVSDFQPQGQSVLNQKIQSLVTGLQEVDKLKSQVHDIHVPTEVFDYIDQGRNPQLYTKDCIDKALAKNEEVKGKIDSYKRFKSHLLSELSKTFPNEIAKYKAIRGGE